A part of Uloborus diversus isolate 005 chromosome 6, Udiv.v.3.1, whole genome shotgun sequence genomic DNA contains:
- the LOC129224918 gene encoding NAD-dependent protein deacetylase Sirt6-like: protein FRGPKGVWTLEQQGTKPDFSVSFNDAKPTVTHMALVALLEKGYIHFLVSQNVDGLHLRSNFPSDKLAELHGNMFLDKCNHCERIFVRKEATSSVGQKCTGQVCPLPKPNGRRCRGKLHDTILDWEHELPLRDLEEAEINSRKADLSICLGSTLQIVPSGALPVLTKKAGGKLVICNLQPTKHDKRADLVIRGFVDDVMIKLAKILDVEIPEYKVANDETKTMREHTKEYAPYRNEPTSLFKKSASINKLEDCDELKCDSSLKKIENITDQNVT from the exons ttcagGGGACCTAAAGGAGTTTGGACGCTTGAGCAGCAAGGAACAAAGCCAGATTTTAGTGTTTCTTTCAATGATGCAAAACCAACAGTAACTCATATGGCTCTAGTTGCATTGCTAGAAAAAGGATATATACACTTCTTAGTAAGCCAGAATGTTGATGGTCTTCATTTGCGCTCTAATTTTCCATCCGACAAGCTTGCTGAACTGCATGGAAATATGTTTCTCGACAAATGCAACCACTgtgaaag GATATTTGTTCGAAAAGAAGCAACTTCAAGCGTTGGACAAAAATGTACTGGGCAAGTCTGCCCATTGCCCAAACCGAATGGAAGACGTTGTCGTGGGAAACTGCATGATACAATTTTGGACTGGGAACATGAACTCCCTCTCAGAGATTTAGAAGAAGCAGAAATAAACTCTAG GAAGGCAGACTTAAGTATTTGTTTGGGCTCAACACTTCAGATAGTTCCCAGTGGTGCTTTGCCTGTTTTAACTAAGAAGGCTGGAGGAAAACTTGTAATATGCAATCTTCAACCAACAAAACAT GACAAAAGGGCTGATCTTGTAATAAGGGGATTCGTCGATGATGTCATGATAAAGTTGGCCAAAATATTGGATGTTGAAATTCCTGAATATAAAGTTGCAAATGATGAAACAAAAACTATGAGAGAGCATACAAAAGAATATGCACCCTACAGAAACGAACCTACATCGTTGTTTAAAAAATCAGCTTCTATTAATAAATTAGAAGATTGTGATGAATTGAAATGTGATTCATcactcaaaaaaatcgaaaatattacTGATCAAAATGTTACATAG